A DNA window from Haloactinospora alba contains the following coding sequences:
- a CDS encoding MBL fold metallo-hydrolase, with protein sequence MLCSTAVVHELPDRPPGFVPPDLSPDGLRLIPAELENGVYALMADRVPKNNNGLVVGEDAALVIDSGITPEIGHYIQEVVSRLTDKPVRYLVNTTYHGDHSFGNSSFGSGVTVLSSRYNHAAMNDLTAEKRARQESMRGDTTDLDSVTGWRRPEVVFDRYCEIDLGGRTVQLWHLGPGNGSGDTVVHVPDAGVAWTGNLTPPAGMPPMMLIGDPPSYMRTLRELRTTLDIDTFVPGHGPQGPIDPVVNSMLVYMENMTAEVTRRRSAGETLEEMYGSIPMRGIEPVPSAPESYSKLLTSFHELNILLTHRWLEGATELTV encoded by the coding sequence ATGCTCTGTTCCACCGCCGTCGTCCATGAACTGCCCGACCGGCCGCCCGGATTCGTCCCGCCCGACTTGAGCCCCGACGGCCTACGGCTGATTCCGGCGGAACTGGAAAACGGTGTCTATGCCCTGATGGCCGACCGGGTTCCCAAAAACAACAACGGACTGGTCGTGGGGGAGGACGCCGCTCTCGTCATCGATTCTGGGATCACTCCCGAGATCGGCCACTATATTCAGGAGGTCGTCTCTCGCCTGACCGACAAACCCGTCCGCTACCTCGTCAACACCACGTATCATGGGGACCATTCTTTCGGGAACAGTTCCTTCGGTTCCGGGGTGACGGTTCTCTCCTCCCGTTACAACCACGCGGCGATGAACGATCTCACCGCTGAGAAACGGGCTCGGCAGGAGAGTATGCGCGGCGATACCACGGATCTGGACAGCGTTACCGGGTGGCGGCGTCCGGAGGTCGTGTTCGACCGGTACTGCGAGATCGACCTGGGCGGGAGAACCGTGCAACTGTGGCATCTGGGGCCGGGAAACGGGTCCGGGGATACCGTGGTCCATGTCCCGGACGCCGGGGTCGCCTGGACCGGGAACCTCACCCCTCCCGCCGGGATGCCTCCGATGATGCTCATCGGGGACCCGCCCTCGTACATGCGTACTCTCCGAGAGCTACGCACCACGCTGGACATTGACACGTTCGTACCGGGCCACGGCCCCCAGGGCCCCATTGATCCGGTGGTGAACAGCATGCTGGTTTACATGGAGAACATGACCGCCGAGGTCACACGCCGACGGTCGGCCGGCGAGACGTTAGAGGAGATGTACGGTTCGATTCCGATGCGCGGTATCGAACCGGTTCCCTCCGCACCGGAGAGCTATTCGAAACTGTTGACGTCCTTCCACGAACTGAACATTCTTCTGACCCACCGGTGGCTGGAAGGGGCGACAGAGCTGACAGTGTGA
- a CDS encoding TetR/AcrR family transcriptional regulator — protein MQEKYGRNNGEGDPPRRGRPPNSDGRATRDHLLDAALRLFARQGYAATTVRQIATEVGVRDSAIYAHFAGKQAMYDALFAEAGPVSPELLDLDIDALTEAGPNRAVTELVERAFTAWSTYRACLFFELLVQHNVGSAGIDNLLAGIETTRDRLAEPFRQWQEAGQVRADLEPRQLVWELFAPIQVPRVLHLRGDASDSDVAAARSMVDDHLDFFLTTVLTSEGSE, from the coding sequence ATGCAAGAGAAATACGGAAGGAACAACGGAGAGGGCGACCCCCCTCGGCGCGGGCGCCCGCCCAACAGCGACGGCCGTGCGACCCGGGACCACCTGCTCGACGCGGCCCTACGACTGTTCGCCCGTCAGGGGTACGCCGCTACGACGGTCCGGCAGATCGCTACCGAGGTCGGTGTGCGTGACAGCGCGATCTACGCTCATTTCGCGGGGAAACAGGCGATGTATGACGCCCTGTTCGCTGAGGCGGGGCCGGTCTCACCCGAGCTGTTGGACCTCGACATCGACGCGCTGACCGAGGCCGGACCCAACCGCGCCGTCACGGAGCTTGTCGAGCGGGCCTTCACGGCATGGTCGACGTACCGAGCGTGTCTCTTCTTCGAACTCCTGGTGCAGCACAATGTCGGCTCTGCGGGAATCGACAACCTGCTCGCCGGTATCGAGACCACGCGTGACCGGCTCGCGGAACCGTTCCGTCAATGGCAGGAGGCGGGTCAGGTCCGTGCCGATCTGGAACCTCGCCAACTGGTCTGGGAACTGTTCGCTCCGATACAGGTACCCCGGGTTCTCCACCTACGCGGTGACGCGTCGGATTCCGATGTCGCCGCGGCGCGCAGCATGGTCGACGACCACCTGGACTTCTTCCTTACCACGGTTCTCACATCAGAAGGGAGCGAATGA
- a CDS encoding alpha-amylase has translation MKHRTILWPVSGLLAATVLAATPLAYGTSSTDTPPTASSVSSPSTAPTEGAVMAHMFQWPWDSVARECTDFLGPNGYDGVQVSPPQEHVVLQGEGFPWWQDYQPVSYQLDSRRGDRSDFSEMVATCNEAGVDIYVDAVLNHMTGSGSVESGPGSAGSEFEKYSYPGIYENSDFSECRADISNWDDPDEIRNCELLSLADLRTGEEGVRSTLTGYLNDLIDLGVAGFRIDAAKHVPPQDLEAIVSRLDGDPYVFQEVIEDSAISPAEYTGTGEATDFAYSEELSGTVRDGSLAQLKGINGTEALNSDQATVFVDNHDTQRNDPTLTYKDGDPYNVATAFMLAHPYGTPKVMSSFDFEDPESGPPAASNGMTSPANCEDEDWVCEHRQQPVAGMVEFRSVAAGSGVTDWWDNGNDQVAFGRGENGFAVFNRGADLSRTFQTSLPEGTYCDVASGSVVDGRCTGETYEIDTGGVLSASVASDSVLGLHVGTRL, from the coding sequence ATGAAACACCGTACGATCCTGTGGCCCGTTTCGGGACTGTTAGCAGCGACTGTGCTCGCGGCAACACCCCTTGCCTACGGAACCTCCTCCACCGACACTCCCCCCACCGCCTCCAGTGTCAGTTCCCCCTCCACCGCCCCCACCGAAGGCGCCGTTATGGCGCACATGTTCCAGTGGCCCTGGGACTCGGTGGCTCGGGAATGCACCGATTTCCTCGGCCCGAATGGCTACGACGGAGTCCAGGTATCACCTCCCCAAGAGCACGTTGTCCTCCAGGGTGAGGGCTTTCCGTGGTGGCAGGATTACCAGCCGGTCAGCTACCAGTTGGACAGCCGCCGCGGCGACCGTTCTGATTTCTCCGAGATGGTTGCCACCTGCAACGAGGCCGGTGTGGACATCTACGTGGATGCCGTCCTCAACCACATGACCGGAAGCGGGTCCGTCGAGAGCGGCCCGGGAAGCGCCGGATCGGAATTCGAGAAGTACAGTTACCCCGGCATATACGAGAACTCCGACTTCAGTGAGTGCCGTGCGGACATCTCCAACTGGGACGACCCTGACGAGATACGCAATTGCGAACTGTTGTCACTGGCTGATCTGAGGACCGGAGAGGAGGGCGTTCGCAGCACCCTCACCGGTTACCTCAACGACCTTATCGACCTGGGAGTTGCCGGGTTCCGAATAGACGCGGCCAAACACGTTCCTCCGCAGGACCTGGAAGCTATCGTCTCCCGACTGGATGGCGATCCCTACGTCTTCCAGGAGGTGATCGAGGACAGCGCGATCAGCCCAGCGGAGTACACCGGAACCGGAGAGGCCACCGACTTCGCCTACAGTGAAGAGCTCTCCGGAACCGTACGCGACGGCTCTCTCGCACAACTCAAAGGAATCAACGGTACAGAGGCTCTCAACAGCGACCAGGCGACTGTGTTCGTTGACAACCACGACACTCAGCGCAATGATCCCACTCTGACCTATAAGGACGGAGATCCTTACAACGTCGCCACGGCCTTCATGCTCGCCCATCCCTATGGCACGCCCAAGGTGATGTCGAGTTTCGATTTCGAGGATCCGGAATCAGGACCGCCAGCTGCATCGAACGGTATGACGTCACCCGCCAACTGCGAGGATGAGGACTGGGTGTGTGAACATCGTCAGCAACCGGTGGCCGGAATGGTGGAGTTCCGTTCCGTTGCCGCGGGCTCAGGGGTAACCGACTGGTGGGACAACGGCAACGATCAAGTGGCTTTCGGCCGCGGTGAGAACGGGTTCGCCGTGTTCAACCGCGGAGCTGACCTCTCCCGCACTTTCCAGACGTCGCTTCCGGAGGGAACGTACTGTGACGTGGCCAGTGGCTCCGTTGTCGACGGTCGCTGCACCGGAGAAACCTACGAGATAGATACTGGCGGTGTACTCAGTGCGAGCGTCGCCTCCGACAGTGTGCTGGGGCTGCACGTCGGAACACGACTGTAG
- a CDS encoding hemerythrin domain-containing protein, whose translation MLVHNHLREQLVQLRELVAEISDGRSDAAAVRGRINELSMQQNYRRLGNFCGSYCRVLHVHHTIEDQAMFPELVSARQSLGPVVRQLESEHQVIAELLTALDASLLSLVNGDGTLTDVREHVQALDRMLRSHLDYEEEELVEPLNLLNIDV comes from the coding sequence GTGCTCGTTCATAACCACCTCCGGGAGCAGCTGGTCCAACTCCGGGAACTCGTGGCCGAGATCAGCGACGGACGAAGCGACGCCGCCGCAGTTCGGGGACGGATCAACGAGCTGAGCATGCAACAGAACTACCGCAGGCTCGGAAATTTCTGTGGTTCCTACTGCCGCGTGCTGCACGTGCACCACACCATCGAGGACCAGGCGATGTTCCCGGAGCTGGTGTCGGCGCGACAGTCCCTCGGTCCCGTCGTGCGACAGCTGGAATCCGAACACCAGGTGATAGCCGAGCTCCTCACCGCACTCGACGCATCCCTGCTGTCCCTGGTCAACGGGGATGGAACACTCACCGACGTGCGGGAACACGTACAGGCCCTGGACCGGATGCTGCGGTCCCACCTGGACTATGAGGAAGAGGAGCTGGTGGAACCTCTGAATCTCCTCAATATCGACGTGTGA
- a CDS encoding alpha/beta fold hydrolase: protein MTWSLDNAFETPGGTIRWMARGSGEPLVLVHGTPYSSFLWRELVPALARIRRVYVFDLLGFGQSEQREGQDLSLAAHARNFARLLDHWELSHPSVVAHDIGGAVTLRSMLLEGASFRDLTLFDAVSGGEWERGLFQLILEHPEVFHQLPGYAHQELVASHMRHATNLGYRPAILDALLTPWRGETGQAAFYRQYSQIKQEHTEEYEQLLGEITIPTRLIWGTEDRILPPHYARWLHDRIPHAELHWIEGAGHVLQEDAPAQLLAHLMSAFE, encoded by the coding sequence ATGACCTGGTCACTGGACAACGCGTTCGAAACACCAGGCGGGACAATCCGGTGGATGGCCCGGGGAAGCGGTGAGCCGCTCGTACTCGTGCACGGAACGCCGTACTCATCCTTCCTCTGGCGCGAGCTCGTTCCGGCACTCGCCCGCATACGACGGGTCTACGTATTCGACCTGCTCGGCTTCGGCCAGTCCGAGCAACGGGAGGGACAAGACCTCAGCCTGGCCGCGCACGCCCGGAACTTCGCCCGACTCCTCGACCACTGGGAACTGTCTCACCCCAGCGTCGTGGCTCATGACATCGGCGGCGCGGTCACGCTGCGGAGCATGCTGCTGGAAGGGGCGAGCTTCCGAGACCTCACTCTGTTCGACGCCGTGAGCGGTGGCGAGTGGGAACGCGGCCTCTTCCAGCTCATCCTGGAGCACCCCGAGGTGTTCCATCAGCTTCCGGGGTACGCCCACCAGGAACTGGTCGCCAGCCACATGCGCCACGCCACGAATCTCGGCTACCGACCAGCGATCCTCGACGCGCTCCTCACCCCCTGGCGCGGCGAAACCGGACAGGCCGCCTTCTACCGCCAGTACAGTCAGATCAAGCAGGAGCATACGGAGGAGTACGAGCAACTGCTCGGCGAGATCACTATCCCGACGCGCCTGATCTGGGGCACCGAGGATCGCATCCTCCCACCCCATTACGCGCGGTGGCTGCACGACCGGATCCCGCACGCCGAGCTGCACTGGATCGAAGGTGCTGGCCACGTCCTGCAGGAAGACGCACCAGCACAGCTTCTGGCTCATCTCATGTCGGCCTTCGAGTAG
- a CDS encoding DUF1697 domain-containing protein, giving the protein MTVYVALLRGVNIGRNRRIAMADLRTSLAGLGYDNVRTYLQSGNVVFVAPEEPEETVASAIEHRLAHDSGMNVGTVVRTAEQLDTLIAQCPIEVGDPTRFLVMFLSRKPDRDRLARMDTASFAPEEMGVGERDVYFSLPEGVRNARLPAFAHKHVSGTATTRNWNTVTRMRALAHGSGERT; this is encoded by the coding sequence ATGACCGTATACGTGGCATTGCTCCGTGGAGTGAATATCGGCAGAAACCGACGTATCGCCATGGCCGACCTGCGTACTTCTCTGGCTGGGCTCGGCTACGACAACGTCCGCACATATCTGCAGAGCGGGAACGTCGTCTTCGTGGCGCCGGAGGAACCGGAGGAGACCGTCGCTTCCGCGATCGAACACCGTCTCGCCCACGATTCCGGGATGAATGTGGGAACCGTAGTACGCACCGCCGAACAGTTGGACACTCTGATCGCACAGTGCCCGATCGAGGTGGGGGACCCGACCAGGTTCCTGGTCATGTTCCTCTCCCGGAAACCGGACCGGGACCGACTGGCCCGTATGGACACCGCATCCTTCGCCCCGGAGGAGATGGGGGTGGGCGAACGCGACGTGTACTTCTCGCTGCCGGAAGGCGTGCGTAACGCGCGGCTCCCGGCGTTCGCCCACAAACACGTGTCGGGGACGGCTACCACTCGCAACTGGAACACCGTTACCCGGATGCGAGCGCTGGCACACGGCAGCGGGGAACGGACGTGA